CTGGAACAGCCTGAGGACTATGAGATACACCCGGTCACATCCCCTCCACCAGTGGGACTCCAGTGCAATGAGCAGTGGAACCAAGAGCAGCATTTGCTCCcatcccaccctgctccccactGTTTCCCAGCCCCAAATCCTTGCACTCTTCgcctcctcctttctccaggtCCCAGAAAACCCTCCATAACTAAAATCCTCCCCTgaccaccacctcctccctggTAGAGATGGAATTCTGCAGAGCTCACTGCCAGTGCATAAGTTTCAGTGCTATCATAGCCGGAAAGAAATAACCTCATACCACATTTAGCACGCATCTCCCAGAGGAAGCATCTTGACATCTGCAAATCACAGAAACTTTGTGGCCCGCACTGATAAAACCCGAATACTTTATAATAGACAGAACTTGAGTTACAATGGTGGCATCCCCCAGTGACATTACCTCAGCCCTCCCTGTTACTCCCCAGTCAGTTCATTACTATTAATGTCACTACAATAAATACCAGAACAAAATTGACAGCGTTTGACCACATATCTTAAAGCATTGTCCCGCTCCTCCCTCACTCCGTGTCTTTTCAGCCTTGGTTACCATCCCTATCAGTCATCAGAGGAGCCTTTAGGGACAAACCGTTTGACTATGTGACCAGCCAGGTAATAAAAGCCATGCAGAAGGGCAGCTGTGGCATCGATGACCAGCGAGAAGGTTCCCCCAATCCCAGTGGCCACGTCTTTGAGGACAGAGGGAATGGCACAGATGGTGTGGTAAGGGAAAGCAGCAAGATGAAGGACAAACCCCACGGGGATGCGCAGGATCCTGTAGGTGAGGAATGCCACATCTTGAACAATCTGCACAAAGCCCAGGAAGATGTTGATGATGACCCTCCCCACATCATAGGGGATTCTGATGAGCACCATGCTGATGGCTTTAAGGTAGGACACCACCCCAGTCCATAGGCTGTAGACTCCATCCAGAACCGTACCACCAACCCGCTTGATAACaagccacagaaaataaaacacaaatttcACCAGCTCCACAAACACGTAGATGAGGAGTTCCAGAAGTTTGATGAAAGGAGTAGCAATGATGCCAGCCACTCTTCTCACCAAGCCGCTGCCTTTGGCCTCCTGGTTGTCACTTGTTCCTACTCGCTCTCCAGAGCGGATCTGACTGACAGCTTGCagtattgcttttgttttctcctggcTTTTGTTGTCTACCCCACAGTTGCCCTTGAACAAGTGAACTCCTGCTAGaagctgcttctccagctctccCACTGTGAGGTCCTCCAAGCTGTTttcatcattcatttttttcactagTCCCAGGGACCATCCCTCCAGAGCATCACAGCAGGCTGCCAGCCAGAGGGTCTCTGGCACTGACACCTTGCCTTTAACTCGGATACTGGAAGGAATTGCACCTGCAAGGAGATACAGATGATCCTTCTTGGAGCAGTGAGGGACCAGAGCTTGCTCCACTACCCTCCCGACGTCTCTGTGCCAGCTTTTGCTCAGAGACGGGCTCAGAGGGACGGCATTCGTGAGCGTGTAAGTGGCCATCTGGAAATCCTCCTCATTGAGCAAGCTGGGATTGAGCAGCCCTCTCTCATAATCGGAGCCCACGTAGTCTGAGGTCAGGGCTTGATTTGCACCAAGGTTGGTCACAGTGCCAACGATATCGGCTTCGTGCACCATCTCATGCAGGTCATTTTCTGGATCGTCTATCTAAAATAGTAGAGAGGAGAGTTACTTGATGCAATTTGCCTTTCTAGAAAGCAACATGTAAAATGGTCCTTGAAGTATATTTTCCATTATGACTGCTACTACACGCTGTGCTTCAGGTCACATCCTGTGCTCCCTCCTTATTTTCCTTGCAGCACTTCAGAGGAGTGTATGCTCTACTTAGCTGCCGTGCCAAACCCATCAGTTCAGGCTGCAAGGGATGCTTGCAGCTCTCCAGTCTGGTCTGCAGCACAATGCAGCCTCCAGAATCTCACCAGCCACCCTGCACCAAGCCTCTAActtgtgcttcttttttttctagaagagATTTTTTAAGGCCAATAGATGGCTTGATGGCCATGTTCTTACCTCCTACAGTGGTGGTATCTCCAGTTCCTTTAAGCACCTACCATGACACTTCAATTCAGTCCCTCTGAACTATCAAATCCaagccatgaagaaaaaaaatacggCATATAAGACGCCCAGAGAAGGCATCTACCTCTCACCACTGATTGTGTAAGGAGCCTGAATGAAGGCAGGTGCCATGACAGGTAACCTGAACTTCCCTGTCTTGAACACAGACACAGCAGTGAGCTCCTAGGGTTCTCTCAGGGCTTGTCATTAGTAGTCTGAACCTCATGTCATTAATAATCTGAACCTCACATCATTAATAGTCTGAACCTCATCCTTAATGACCACACAGCTCCTCACATAACATGGGTGAGGATGCCATCACCACAGGTCCTTGATGGAATCTGTGCTACCTGCTCATGCCTGCCATTCCCGCGCCGCAGAGCCAGAGGTAGCGATTGCTGCAGCAGACGTCCCTCCCAGAGCCGTGTGCGGGAAGGTAACGAGCAGTGGGAGCAGGAGCACTGAACGCCAGGACGTGCTCAGGTCTTTCTGGGGCGGCCACAGCTCTGTCTGCTCCTTAGTCACTTCTAGTGacactgccagcagctgctccagggagGTGTGCCAGACAGATTGCCATTGTCTTCCCCAAATTAGAGGGTGAGCATGTTGGTAGAAGCTATGGGGTGGCAGACGGTCTCTTGCAGTCACGGCCCCCTGTGGTCACTGTTTCAGAGGCCGTGGCCGTCAGCTCCCAGCGCTCTGCTGGCCCAGTTAAACATGCTGTCTTTGCTCCTGACCTACAGATTGTTTACTGCGCTATTTAACACACACTTTGGAGCCATCTATGGCAGACAACTCATTTTCTACCTTGAATCACTCTGCAGTCATCCTTCCTCGTCCCCTGACCGTCCTGCGATGCACTTGGACAGATGTCCAATTACATCCTTGCAACCTTACCCAGAGTTTGCATCCTCCTAGTGCTGCATCACCTCCTCGCAGCTCTGCACCAGCCTGTGCTGAGTGTCCGGGTGAAAGGGCCAGCGCCAGCAGCTATCCCTCACCCTCACAAGAGGACTGAGCTCTGGCTGGCCTCCTCCATCAGCCAAGCCCCCGCCGTCCAGGGCTCCTTCCGCACCAAGGCTGGTCACAGTGCCAACACTAGCCCTTGCAGAGGGCTGCATTACCCCCATCTCCTGCTAGGAGGTTTCTTGCACTTCATTTTGATGTATCTGATGCTTATTGCTTCAGGACTGGAAGGATCACAGCAAGTCCTACATGCTGATGCACAAGTTGTAGCTTTTTCTAAATATaccacttaagaaaaaaagacttactCTGTGCCTCTTCTGCCTTATTCTGCTCCTCTTGCTCAGACACCCCAAattcacaggctgcagctggctgaCGAGGCCATTTTGCGTTCCACAAAATCACCGTCCCTTCCTGCCTCCCCAAACCCATTCTCCCCATTCTGATGAGACGATGGTGCTTCCCATGGGACAAGGGGTGCACCCAGTGTGTTTAATCTCACGGTGATGGAGGACAGATCATGGGTGCAAGGCTGTGCCTGGGAACTGCCCCCCATGCTATGGCCCTGTTGAGCAGAGACACTCATCGCTTCTCGCTCCacggcagctctgcagcccctttCCTGCTCCAGGACCCTACCACCTTCTTGACAAATGAAGGGAaacagtggggggggggggggtctgagGTGCCATACCACAAGGACATGTAGACCCGTGATGTGTCAGCTCTGCCTCCTGGCAGAGATTCCCAGCCTACATGAAGTAGATGGTATAAACTTATTTCTCTGCTTATGAGCTGATGCATGCAAACCTTGAGGTGCCTATCAAGAAAATATGTCTCCGGTTACCCATTCAGCTGCAGGCTTTTGCACATACCATTGGGGTTGTTTAGgtgcaattaaaaaagaacatgaTAAAAATGCAGCCGTGTGCTGTTCATGTGTACAGCTCTGACATCACATAATAACTCATATTATGGTTTGTAATAACTCATGTGTAACTAAGGTTTTCACGtctcctccagctcagccccaaaggcatgctgtctccagcaccaCATCTAATCTGCATTGCAAGCTACCTTTCCTTGCTGCTTCAAAAAGCTTTTGGTTTGTGTCACTGCCAGAGCATATCTGCATTCGTGGAGTCAGCCATGAAGCCACCTGCCCAAACAACCTGGAATAGCTAAGGGCAAGATCCAAGCAGACAGGTAAACACCTCATTCATAGGAtggggatttaaaaataaattatgcatcTGAACACCTGTATGGATGTGAGCACCTAACAATATCGATGCGCTTCATAAAGTGGGGGTTGCATTTTCACAGGAGGGGCAGAGCGGGGTTAAAAGTATGGCAACACACAGCTATTAGAGCAAGCAGCTTCCATCAAGTTTGGTCATTTAACAAGGCAGGACACTGTTACCTCCCACCTTCCCCACCCCAGTACTTAGGATCCCAGGTGAACTTCAGCATCCCACTCCCCTCGCTATTGCCTCAGGCACGCTTGTGCCTTTGATTGCAGTGGAACAATCGCACCCAGCCTTAGCGTGGGACTCGTTTCTCAGGGAGGAGGCACGGTACATCTTATGCCAAGGTTTCTGTTGTAGGACGTTCACATGAGTGGCTCTAGAAGTACCTGTTTCTCTTGACTGTCTGCCAAGAGAGATAGCAAGAACAGCTCAGAGGTAGCTAAGTTGGGTGATACAAATCCCACCTTGGTCATCTGGCTGGTGGTAGTCATcaaccaaatgaaaacaaggtGATTCATCTAGACCCTCATACattaggacagaaaaagaaactccagAGTTTTCCATCTCCCTCTAAGCTCCAGAAAGAGTCAAAAACATAGGTTTTCAGACAACCAAAACAAGATGAGGTGAAAGCCACCTAAGTGACTTGCTGTCAACCCCTAGGAAATCCGGCAGAGCAAGTTTTCAGACCTGAGCTTGGGGAAGTCCCATCAGTACCCTGCTCATCAGCCTACCCTGCCTGCTCTCTAATTTTTCACTAATTGCTGACTTAATTTGCTGTTTCCAGCTGCCAATCGGCAGTGGGTGGCACTGACATTCCTCGCACTTCTCACCCAATTACTGCCTCTGTGCTACATTCCGCATTTGTTTCTCAGGCAGACATTCCTGAGGAGGTAGGCATGCAGGGAGTGAGATGGTGCCCTCACCACTTACATCATtacccaaaaaaacccccatgtgACAACCCTGAGGCCCTTACCAGAGTGCTGAGAGCATTTAAATagtgatttctttctgcttgttgTACCTCTGCATCtccatgtgcacacacataGGCGTAAGCACATGCCACTGTGCAGCTGAGCCTGCTCATACCCGGCCATCCCTGTCTTGGCAAAGAAATTACCCAGAAAATAGGCATTGTAACCTCACGGGGCTATGCTGCAGAGCAGGTGTTGCTAAGGGTTCCCTTCAGCAGCCATCTGACCTTTCCTAACCATCTGACCTAGCCTTGATAGGAACACACACAATGGATGTGAAATCTCTTCCCCACTTTCTCCTCCCAGATTCAGTGTGGCAGTGCCTGAGAGAGGTGTTCGTGCTTATTTCTTGACCTACAGGAATTTTTTGTAGTCCTGATTTCCTTCCCTTACAGATTCTTctgccaatttttttcctagtagtttTCTGTCTCATACTGAGGTTCCTCCAGTGACCCACAGAGCTGCTACCTCCCACCTCCGAGACACCGACATTTCAGCAATGGGTGACGGGAACTCATTAGTGTAAACTAAGAACAGACCCACAGCAACCCATGGGGATGCTCTGAAGAAGCCAGAGCAACTAAAGGTAGCACCTGGCCAATTATTTCTGGGGCTGCGGTACACTTTGGAGGCAGGAGACACATGGTTGGGGCTCTGGGGCGCTGGCAGGGGTGACAAGGTGTGGGGTGGAGAGGCGtggagcagggaaggcaggggagCCAGCTGGAGGGAAGTGCTGGAGAACTGAAGCTGCTGTGGAGGAGCCTGCCTGGGTAGGTCTGGTGAGTCAGACcatgaggagcaggaggagataTGGTGGCTGGAGGTGATGAAAGGCATCAGTGGCCAAGGCAAATGGGAAAGGATCTCATCTCTGCCACTTTGCCTTGCTGCCTCCATGACACTGACAGCAGATGCTCACTCACCTAGGTCCTCTTTGTGCTTTGGAAATTCACCACCCTTTCTCAACTCCATAACGGCAGTCTGCAAAAAGCTTCCCTCTGTTCTAAAAGGGCAAGCAAACACCTCCCACAGCCATATGTGAAGTGGAAGAAGAGCAGATCAAAGGGCCCTTGGGAACCTCTGCATCTCAAACCCCAGCCCAGAGATCAGGCAGACAGTCCAAGGTGAAGACAGGGACATAGGATCTCCCGTCTTCACTGCCTGTGACCTCATGGCCTGAGTGTCTCATCACCCCACACGAGCAACACGAGCAtggcagctgctctcctgggacAGGGGTGAGGTTTGACTCTGGCTATGTCCAGCACCCGAGGGCCCCGCTCCCAACACGCCGCGCTGGTACTGCAGCCGTTCCTGCTCTGGCGAAGCACCCTTGCATGCTGCCAGTCTTTCCTGAGCTCGAGAGTCAGAGGTAGCCTGGTGTCTGCTACAAAATTCCCCGTGATCGCTGCTGAAAAACCTGaaccacagcaaaataaaagaggTAAGGAGTACTGGTTCTCTTAGGGCACCAGCAGCAAGTTTTTAAGGATTTCCTTTAAATATAACAGCCTGAAGGACTTGCCTAAACATGCCAAGTGTCAAGGGAGACAAAAACCACTGAGGGtcctgcaaaattaattttatcctgCACACTCCTGACCCAGCTGAAGCCTGCACACTCCAGGACATGGCAATCATTTCCATACAGGAGTCTGTGTAACAGGGACACGACAAAAAGCTGCAGCGTCAACTTGGTGAACCGCAAATGGATGTTTTATCCCTGCGCAGCGAAGCTAAAGAGCTCTTATCAACACTGCGATCACGCTGgcaacaaaacaaacttcaaCTTGCCACTGCGATGTTTAACCCTGCTCCCCACCGGCAGTGCTCCCTGCCCGTGATAGCTGGCTAGGCAGGACAGACCCATCAGCTGGGGTCAGAGATgaccttcctctcccctcccagctttcaTTAATAAGCCCCATGGGacaaggaaatatttgtttgcTCAGTTCCAAGCACAAAAATAAGTTCTGCTTGTGTTAAATCAATATCGAAAGGAGTTCAACAAGCAGagctcctgcctcctttgcaaAATCCTATCCCCAGAGGAAACGTTCTCCAGGAACATTTGCTTTACAGCGAAGGAAAAGCTGACTTACCTGTGGTTCGACCAGCCAGTTCACCTCCTCGTTTTGGGCTGCCTTTGTATACTTAAAAGCTGAATAAAGAGGGATTTTGTCCTTCGTACTGTAGAGGGTTGCAAAGCGTGGCTCTTTGTTGTACCGCTGACAGATTTTCACATGGAACGGCTCCGTAAACCCTTCGGGTGGGAATTGTCCAGGGAAGAACACGTTACACTCGGCAAAACCAGTTTCATCCTCTCCGACAACTCTGCCCTGGGAAAAGCCTGGGAAAACCGAGAGGCAAAGCAAAAACACAACTGACGTCTTCATGGTCTGCTCCCTGGAGCTGAGGGGAGCCCCGTCTGCCTCCGCTGGGTACGGCAGAGGACCTGTGCCCTGAGCCCATGCAGCAGCGCAGCCAGAAAGCGTCTGGAATTCGGGTGTAGCGTGCGAgggaaatgaaatatgaaacCACAGCCGATCCCTTCGGGCAGCCAGCGCTTTCTGCAGGCAGCGCCCTGTGAAACCGAACGTGCGCCCGGCTGCGCTGACACACGCTGCGGACGCCAACCGCCCGCAGGAGATAACACCAAGCAACCTGAAATCATCAGGGCTGGccgggaagaggaggagggaagccTTCGGCGGTGCGGGGATAGAGCTGAGCAGCACCGGCTGTCCGGGCTGGGGCTCAGCGCCCGCAGGGGTGTGGTGTGCTGCATTGCAGCAGAGTCCCCGGCAGGAATTTTGGCTGACACAGCCAGAAATCTTCTTGGGGCTGCCAGGGGGGATGCTGCAAAATCAGATTGGCCGCCCCAAAGAAGGTGTTAGCTGCCCTCTCCGGCTGCGAGCCTGGAcaaaggagggggagaggaagggagagggagaagagaggtgGCAGGATATTGGAACTGCTGGGAACCCACTTTGCCCCTTTTTGGGGTGCCTGTCATCACTATTGGTGCTGACCACATGCTGCTAAGGCGCCTGGGAAAGGCATACTCCTCCTGTCTCTCCTGGAGCTGTATGGGGCATCCAAAATCCTCCAGTATCACCTCACCTTGGCAGACCCTCCCTCAGAAGAGATTAAAAgaggcaaaaggagaaagagccTCGGATCACGTACCCTTAAGCAACACCCACCTCCGAATATTTTGACCAAACTTATAGagctggccaaaaaaaaaaaaaaaaaaaaatctacctaaAGGTAATAAAACTCTTCCTCTGCATTTACCATCTGCTCCATGAGCAGCTGCCTGTGATACCTCGGCTACTGCTGGGCAAACGGCCGTCGTCCTTCAGTGGctgggaaaaataatgttttcagaatAGTGGGGATGGAAAGGAGACTACAGGGCAGTTCCTCAGAGTCAAGAAAATGTGCGTTTTCCCACCCAAGAAGTTAGATATGATCAGCTGTGTCGCCAACAACTTAAAAATTCCCGGGTGCCAATAAGGCACAGGTCCCTTTTTATAATGTGATGTCCAAGCAAAAAACTCCCAAGTGCTACCGACCCACAAGTGCTTTGCAGACGAGGCAGGAGTAGTCTATATTGCAAATGACGAAATTGGACAGCGGGTGGTTAAAGTGCCTGCCCAAGGTCAGGGAAGGAGCCTGTAAAAGCACTAAAAATAGACTGGACTCTAAGACTCATTCCTCTACTCAGGGATGACTTCTAGAAGTATCAAGGCAAGGAAATACGTCAGCACCCCTTGGTGTGATGTTATCAGCTGGGGGACAGAGAGGCAGGCTGGACAGGCTGGGGAACAACAGGAAATGTAGTAAGTGGGCTTGGTTTGGGTCCAGTCAGACGCCTGGTCACCCAGCCCTGACAGAAAGAGTTAGTCATGTTCAGGAAAGACGATGGAAATAAAAGCGGAGACAGCCTGGCCTGAGGACAGCAGCTCTAAAAGACAGgcttaaaatttcattttcctggatGTAAAAAGGCTCCTGGGAAATCAAGAACTGAAGCTAAACCTTAGCAATTAGATGTTTTTCTGATCCCAGGATTGCAATTACCTgggcagcaaaagaaaatattttcacaagcACAATAAGTCCTGCTCCCCAGGCGATGCCTTTAAACACCCCACTCCAAGATGTGTTACCCCAGGACAGGCATGTCCCAGTCCAACAGAAAGGTGTCTCAAGGTGGGCATAACAGTGACCAGCACGCTGAGCAGATCGATGACTTCCACCAGGAAACATCCTGCCTCTGTCCTGGACCTGCACATCAACTTCCTGCCCCAAAGTGGCACCTCTGTCTCATTGGATGCAGAGCCCTAAGCTGTCTTCTGAGCCTCAAGGGCTTCTTACCTGCTTTTTGGGAACTCTGAGATGCTCTTTCCTTTCAGGCTGTGAAGCTGGGGTCTGCCAGCCTGTTTAGCTCTGTATTTACCAGCAAACGGATAACCCTTGACTCAGCCTGAAGAGCAAGAGCCTTAGGCTCTCACGTCCCATGAAGAGCAACAGTGTGAAAGCCAGCATGGAGTTCCACTCTTCTACTCccaatcacattttcttttcaagcaagGCCCCTCTCCAGTTTCTATCTAATTTAACATAGCTGTTGCGACCCTTGAACAGGgagctgtatatttttttctgttcttgctaACACCACTATTACTTAAGAGACTAGTGCTATCATCATGGTGTGGCACTCACTGTGCTGAGGAGATAAAGGCCAAAGGACTGCCCTGCCCCGGGAAGATCACGCTCTCAGCCAAGGGAtcacagacagacacagcagTCAAACACAGAGAGGTGGAGTTGGTCAGAGGTTTTGACGACTCAGTGCTCCAATAGCTTATCCTATAGGCAGTGACAGGGAGCGATGCCTATAGGGACTGATACCAAAGGGAGTGTTAAGATCGAATCCAAAACAGCCCTAAGGCTCTTGATGGGAGCAGAAGGGCTCTGGCAAAATGCAGACTGGGTTGGAAGTGTGAGCTGGTGGTGGCAGCATGGCCTCACGGGAGCTGGGTCCAAGCCTGCTGAGGGGTGACAGTCCAACAAGCCCAACGGTGCCAGCAGTGCAGGCGAGCACCTTGTGTTTGACGTGGTGGAGGAGAGAGAGCCCAGGGAAGATGCAAAGAAGCAGGTGATGTGGTCAAAGGGGCACATGAGAAAAGCAGTCTCTCGgtggcaggcagagctgtgtggGAGGACAGGAGAGGCTGTAGGCAATAGACTGGACGGACACAGAGTTTGCAAGGCATACCAGAGATAAAGTGTGttggggaaaacaaattaaGGGCA
This sequence is a window from Balearica regulorum gibbericeps isolate bBalReg1 chromosome 1, bBalReg1.pri, whole genome shotgun sequence. Protein-coding genes within it:
- the ENDOD1 gene encoding endonuclease domain-containing 1 protein, with the translated sequence MKTSVVFLLCLSVFPGFSQGRVVGEDETGFAECNVFFPGQFPPEGFTEPFHVKICQRYNKEPRFATLYSTKDKIPLYSAFKYTKAAQNEEVNWLVEPQIDDPENDLHEMVHEADIVGTVTNLGANQALTSDYVGSDYERGLLNPSLLNEEDFQMATYTLTNAVPLSPSLSKSWHRDVGRVVEQALVPHCSKKDHLYLLAGAIPSSIRVKGKVSVPETLWLAACCDALEGWSLGLVKKMNDENSLEDLTVGELEKQLLAGVHLFKGNCGVDNKSQEKTKAILQAVSQIRSGERVGTSDNQEAKGSGLVRRVAGIIATPFIKLLELLIYVFVELVKFVFYFLWLVIKRVGGTVLDGVYSLWTGVVSYLKAISMVLIRIPYDVGRVIINIFLGFVQIVQDVAFLTYRILRIPVGFVLHLAAFPYHTICAIPSVLKDVATGIGGTFSLVIDATAALLHGFYYLAGHIVKRFVPKGSSDD